The following are from one region of the Actinomyces sp. oral taxon 897 genome:
- the dapC gene encoding succinyldiaminopimelate transaminase — protein sequence MASATILPRPPALPDFPWDSLRPYRARAAQHPDGVVDLAVGTPVDDTPAVARQALADSSNAPGYPTTVGTPALRAAVIEWMARRRGVPALMDAEVIPTIGSKESVALLPLQLGVGPGDLVLHPRAAYPTYDVGARLVGAHPVPVDTDADPATWVLPTGPDGTPRDPVLVWLNSPGNPDGHVLSVAQMARVVAWARRRGAVVVSDECYAELPWAEPWVSQGVPSLLDPRVGGTRPDGAPDRSGLIVLYSLSKQSNLAGYRAAFLAGDAALVAAVTEVRKHAGLMVPAPVQAVITAVLGDEAHVAAQRETYRRRRALLVEAVADVGLVADPLSVAGLYLWLRGPAGMSAFDLVGAFAELGIVVAPGDFYGTAGAGHVRVSLTDTDERVEAAAARLRGPGAAALFRP from the coding sequence CTGGCCAGCGCCACCATCCTGCCCCGCCCACCGGCCCTGCCCGACTTCCCCTGGGACTCCCTGCGCCCCTACCGGGCCCGCGCCGCCCAGCACCCCGACGGCGTCGTGGACCTGGCCGTCGGCACCCCCGTGGACGACACCCCCGCCGTCGCCCGCCAGGCCCTGGCCGACTCCTCCAACGCCCCCGGCTACCCCACCACGGTAGGCACCCCCGCCCTGCGTGCGGCCGTCATTGAGTGGATGGCCCGGCGTCGGGGCGTGCCCGCTCTCATGGACGCCGAGGTCATCCCCACCATTGGCTCCAAGGAGTCCGTCGCCCTCCTGCCCCTCCAGCTCGGCGTGGGCCCGGGCGACCTCGTCCTCCACCCGCGCGCCGCCTACCCCACCTACGACGTCGGCGCCCGCCTGGTCGGCGCCCACCCGGTCCCCGTGGACACCGACGCCGACCCCGCCACCTGGGTCCTGCCCACGGGCCCCGACGGCACCCCACGCGACCCGGTCCTCGTCTGGCTCAACAGCCCCGGCAACCCCGACGGGCACGTCCTCTCCGTGGCCCAGATGGCCCGCGTGGTGGCCTGGGCACGCCGGCGCGGCGCCGTCGTCGTCTCCGACGAGTGCTACGCCGAGCTGCCCTGGGCCGAGCCCTGGGTGAGCCAGGGCGTCCCCAGCCTGCTCGACCCGCGCGTGGGCGGTACCAGGCCTGACGGCGCCCCCGACCGCTCCGGCCTCATTGTCCTGTACTCCCTGTCCAAGCAGTCCAACCTCGCTGGCTACCGGGCCGCCTTCCTCGCGGGCGACGCCGCCCTGGTCGCCGCCGTCACCGAGGTGCGCAAGCACGCCGGCCTCATGGTCCCCGCCCCCGTCCAGGCGGTGATCACGGCCGTCCTGGGCGACGAGGCGCACGTGGCCGCCCAGCGGGAGACCTACCGCCGACGCCGCGCCCTCCTGGTGGAGGCCGTCGCCGACGTCGGGCTGGTGGCCGACCCGCTCTCGGTGGCGGGACTCTACCTGTGGCTGCGCGGGCCCGCGGGCATGAGCGCCTTCGACCTGGTGGGGGCCTTTGCCGAGCTGGGCATTGTGGTGGCCCCCGGCGACTTCTACGGTACGGCCGGCGCCGGGCACGTGCGGGTCTCCCTGACCGACACCGACGAGCGGGTGGAGGCGGCTGCCGCCCGCCTGCGCGGCCCGGGAGCCGCCGCCCTGTTCCGCCCCTGA
- a CDS encoding citrate synthase: protein MTESPTPSAHPGTAPAASATRATDAGPAAPASCAGPGPAARPGGPVDPGGGLNPGGGRPGSGPRPGGSPRPGSVPVDLSDSDAPGLLSVDQVQVELPRAFATEGADGLRVGSLLGATGLVTLDPGYTNTASCASEITYIDGAAGILRYRGYPIAELAKNSSFLEVAYLLINGDLPDRSTFERFQERIARHRLLHEDFRSFFTSFPSSGHPMAILQSGISGLATYYEDTLNPHDPYERELATVLLIAKMPTMISYIARRAIGLPLLYPDPRNSYVEDFLRLTFGMPYQAYDIDPVVIGALDMLLILHADHEQNCSTSTVRLVGSADANMYASVAAGVGALSGPLHGGANEAVLRMLDTIQTQGLSTGEFVRKVKNKEDGVRLMGFGHRVYKSYDPRAALVKEAAHSVLSRLGSSEGDRKLEIAMELEEVALSDEYFVSRNLYPNVDFYTGLIYQAMGFPTKMFTPLFALGRLPGWIAQYREMMVDPAKRIGRPRQVYTGPVERHYVAMRRRGAPVREYPGVRTGVSSLDRVTRV from the coding sequence ATGACCGAGTCCCCCACCCCGAGTGCCCACCCCGGCACCGCTCCCGCCGCGAGCGCCACCCGCGCGACCGACGCCGGCCCTGCCGCCCCCGCCTCCTGCGCCGGCCCGGGTCCTGCCGCCCGCCCTGGAGGGCCCGTCGACCCCGGTGGCGGCCTCAACCCTGGTGGCGGGCGCCCTGGCAGCGGGCCCCGTCCCGGTGGCAGCCCCCGCCCTGGCAGCGTGCCCGTGGACCTGTCAGACTCCGACGCCCCCGGTCTGCTGAGCGTGGACCAGGTGCAGGTGGAGCTGCCCCGGGCCTTTGCCACCGAGGGCGCCGACGGCCTGAGGGTCGGCAGCCTCCTGGGCGCCACGGGCCTGGTCACCCTGGACCCCGGCTACACCAACACCGCCTCCTGCGCCTCGGAGATCACCTACATTGACGGTGCCGCCGGGATCCTGCGCTACCGCGGCTACCCGATCGCCGAGCTCGCCAAGAACTCCAGCTTCCTGGAGGTCGCCTACCTCCTGATCAACGGGGACCTGCCGGACAGGAGCACCTTTGAGCGCTTCCAGGAGCGTATCGCCCGCCACCGGCTCCTGCACGAGGACTTCCGCAGCTTCTTCACCTCCTTCCCCTCCTCGGGTCACCCCATGGCGATCCTCCAGTCCGGGATATCCGGCCTGGCCACCTACTACGAGGACACCCTCAACCCGCACGACCCCTACGAGCGCGAACTGGCCACCGTCCTGCTCATTGCCAAGATGCCGACGATGATCAGCTACATCGCGCGCCGCGCCATCGGCCTGCCGCTGCTCTACCCCGATCCGCGGAACAGCTACGTGGAGGACTTCCTGCGCCTGACCTTCGGCATGCCCTACCAGGCCTACGACATTGACCCCGTGGTCATTGGCGCCCTGGACATGCTGCTCATCCTCCACGCCGACCACGAGCAGAACTGCTCCACCTCCACGGTGCGCCTGGTGGGGTCGGCCGACGCCAATATGTACGCCTCCGTGGCGGCGGGGGTGGGGGCGCTGTCCGGCCCGCTGCACGGCGGGGCCAACGAGGCGGTCCTGCGTATGCTGGACACCATCCAGACCCAGGGGCTGAGCACGGGCGAGTTCGTCCGCAAGGTGAAGAACAAGGAGGACGGGGTCCGGCTCATGGGGTTCGGGCACCGGGTCTACAAGAGCTACGACCCGCGCGCCGCCCTGGTCAAGGAGGCGGCCCACTCGGTCCTCAGCCGCCTGGGCAGCTCCGAGGGGGACCGCAAGCTGGAGATCGCCATGGAGCTGGAGGAGGTGGCCCTGAGCGACGAGTACTTTGTCTCCCGCAACCTCTACCCCAACGTGGACTTCTACACCGGCCTGATCTACCAGGCCATGGGGTTCCCCACCAAGATGTTCACGCCGTTGTTCGCCCTGGGGCGCCTGCCGGGCTGGATCGCCCAGTACCGGGAGATGATGGTGGACCCCGCCAAGCGCATTGGCCGGCCCCGGCAGGTCTACACCGGGCCGGTCGAGCGCCACTACGTGGCCATGCGACGCCGTGGGGCGCCGGTGCGCGAGTACCCGGGGGTGCGCACGGGCGTCTCCAGCCTGGACCGCGTCACCCGGGTCTGA
- the fdxA gene encoding ferredoxin, whose protein sequence is MAYVIAQPCVDVKDRACVDECPVDCIYEGERTLYINADECVDCGACEPVCPTEAIFYEDDVPDEWADYTRANIDFFALKGLGSPGGAQATGPQPYDDPMVAALPPQNDDWKAENGY, encoded by the coding sequence ATGGCCTACGTCATCGCCCAGCCCTGCGTGGACGTGAAGGACCGCGCCTGCGTGGACGAGTGCCCTGTGGACTGCATCTACGAGGGCGAGCGGACTCTCTATATCAACGCTGACGAGTGCGTGGACTGCGGTGCCTGCGAACCGGTCTGCCCCACCGAGGCCATCTTCTACGAGGACGACGTCCCCGACGAGTGGGCCGACTACACCCGGGCCAATATCGACTTCTTCGCCCTCAAGGGCCTGGGCAGCCCCGGCGGCGCCCAGGCCACAGGCCCCCAGCCCTACGACGACCCCATGGTCGCCGCACTGCCCCCCCAGAACGACGACTGGAAGGCCGAGAACGGCTACTGA
- a CDS encoding PLD nuclease N-terminal domain-containing protein has product MRALLLVLVIALTIYSLLDCARSPEESLPARMPKFLWILLIVTTPMVGPIAWIITSRVKAAEDKGGVVEPTIWSAPEGTTFHRPARRRPMAPDDDPEFLRGLERDIRRRRRAQEGGGTDPDDRKDTPGTGDSEPDPTA; this is encoded by the coding sequence ATGCGCGCGCTCCTCCTCGTCCTCGTCATCGCCCTGACGATCTACTCCCTCCTGGACTGCGCCCGCAGCCCCGAGGAGTCCCTGCCTGCACGTATGCCGAAGTTCCTGTGGATTCTCCTCATTGTCACGACCCCAATGGTCGGCCCGATCGCCTGGATCATTACCTCCCGGGTCAAGGCCGCCGAGGACAAGGGCGGGGTCGTGGAGCCCACCATCTGGTCGGCCCCCGAGGGCACCACCTTCCACCGCCCCGCCCGACGGCGCCCAATGGCCCCCGACGACGACCCCGAGTTCCTGCGGGGCCTGGAGCGGGACATCCGCAGGCGTCGGCGGGCCCAGGAGGGCGGAGGCACGGACCCAGACGACCGCAAGGACACGCCGGGCACCGGAGACAGCGAGCCCGACCCCACCGCCTGA
- a CDS encoding AMP-binding enzyme, whose amino-acid sequence MGLDVADAELRADLGRLLGTRPGIDIVLRTSGSTTGTGRLVGTSVQALVASARATHARLGGPGRWVLALPAHHVAGLQVLVRSLVAGVPPVVVDLEGGFDPRALGRAVAAAASAGPVTVGASLGDPAASGLATGSAQGAVRGNQAKRPVPADPTRGVVPVGRAALARQPAGPEQEVVDPALVRLVRQAAGPGTPTPPARVYVSLVPTQLHRVLQDPQATADLARATAVLVGGASASADLLGRARSAGIAVVTTYGMTETGGGCVYDGVALDGVRVRVEGPEGRIVISGPVVAQGYVGDAGGGCEFRQGPWGREVWTCDRGRVEADGRLTVLGRLDDMIVTGGLKVDPHLVESVLTSIDGVRQACVVGVEDQEWGSVVAAAVVPAPGSRPDAQEVRRAARALLDGAHTPKRVRVLPALPLRGPGKVDRRAVAQLLAGDVSGAP is encoded by the coding sequence GTGGGACTGGATGTGGCGGACGCCGAGCTCCGCGCCGACCTGGGGCGGCTGCTGGGGACCCGGCCCGGCATTGACATCGTCCTGCGCACCTCCGGCTCCACCACCGGCACCGGGCGGCTGGTGGGCACGAGCGTGCAGGCCCTGGTCGCCTCCGCCCGTGCTACCCACGCCAGGCTCGGTGGGCCGGGACGGTGGGTGCTGGCCCTGCCCGCCCACCACGTGGCCGGGCTGCAGGTGCTCGTGCGCTCCCTCGTGGCCGGGGTGCCACCTGTGGTGGTGGATCTGGAAGGTGGCTTTGACCCTCGGGCCCTGGGCCGGGCCGTAGCCGCTGCCGCGTCTGCTGGTCCTGTGACCGTCGGTGCGTCCCTAGGCGACCCTGCCGCGTCCGGGCTGGCCACCGGCTCCGCGCAGGGGGCGGTCCGCGGCAACCAGGCCAAGAGGCCGGTCCCTGCCGACCCCACGCGGGGGGTGGTGCCTGTCGGGCGCGCCGCACTGGCGCGCCAGCCTGCCGGCCCCGAGCAGGAGGTGGTGGATCCGGCCCTGGTCAGGCTCGTCCGCCAGGCCGCCGGCCCCGGAACGCCCACGCCACCTGCCCGCGTCTACGTCTCCCTGGTTCCCACCCAGCTTCATCGTGTCCTTCAGGACCCCCAGGCCACCGCCGACCTGGCCCGGGCGACGGCGGTCCTGGTCGGTGGGGCCTCGGCGTCGGCGGACCTCCTGGGCCGGGCCAGGTCGGCGGGTATTGCCGTGGTCACCACCTACGGCATGACCGAGACCGGGGGCGGGTGCGTCTACGACGGTGTCGCCCTGGACGGGGTGCGGGTGCGCGTGGAGGGGCCCGAGGGGCGGATCGTCATCTCCGGGCCGGTGGTGGCTCAGGGCTACGTAGGTGACGCCGGGGGCGGCTGCGAGTTCCGGCAGGGCCCTTGGGGGCGGGAGGTGTGGACTTGCGACCGGGGGCGTGTCGAGGCCGACGGGCGCCTGACGGTCCTGGGGCGCCTGGACGACATGATCGTCACCGGCGGCCTCAAGGTGGACCCCCACCTGGTTGAGTCCGTCCTGACCAGCATCGACGGCGTCCGCCAGGCCTGCGTCGTGGGGGTGGAGGACCAGGAGTGGGGCAGCGTGGTCGCCGCCGCCGTGGTGCCCGCCCCCGGGTCCAGGCCCGACGCCCAGGAGGTGCGTCGGGCGGCACGTGCCCTGCTCGACGGCGCCCACACGCCCAAGCGTGTGCGTGTGCTGCCCGCGTTGCCCCTGCGGGGGCCGGGCAAGGTGGACCGCCGTGCGGTCGCGCAGCTCCTGGCCGGTGACGTCTCCGGGGCGCCCTAA
- a CDS encoding YagU family protein — MNNLLARTDKSRRRTGTALLVGLIGGVFSAIVKFGWEVPFPPRTPGLRSDTNPPQSMLEWFGMSHDASHSTVTFSNNPLPIMSFIVHFSFAIAFGLLYCVVAEYYPGIKLWQGAVFGVLVYVGAHVVVMPLLGWAPSPFPWVEGAQTWSEHFSELLGHIVWMWSIEIVRRDLRNRITHEPDAEVPLDAATR; from the coding sequence ATGAACAACCTGCTCGCCCGCACCGACAAGTCCCGTCGGCGTACCGGCACGGCCCTGCTGGTCGGCCTCATTGGCGGAGTCTTCTCCGCCATAGTGAAGTTCGGCTGGGAGGTCCCCTTCCCGCCGCGCACCCCGGGCCTGCGCTCGGACACCAATCCGCCCCAGTCCATGCTGGAGTGGTTCGGAATGTCCCACGACGCCTCGCACAGCACGGTGACCTTCAGCAATAACCCGCTGCCGATCATGTCCTTTATTGTGCACTTCAGCTTTGCGATCGCCTTCGGCCTGCTGTACTGCGTGGTGGCTGAGTACTACCCGGGGATCAAGCTGTGGCAGGGGGCCGTCTTCGGCGTCCTGGTCTACGTGGGCGCGCACGTCGTCGTCATGCCGCTGCTGGGGTGGGCGCCGAGCCCCTTCCCGTGGGTGGAGGGCGCCCAGACCTGGTCGGAGCACTTCTCCGAGCTCCTTGGTCACATTGTGTGGATGTGGTCCATTGAGATAGTGCGACGCGACCTGCGCAACCGCATTACCCACGAGCCCGACGCCGAGGTCCCGCTGGACGCGGCCACCCGGTAG
- a CDS encoding type II toxin-antitoxin system Phd/YefM family antitoxin, whose protein sequence is MSISVSQARRTLFPLIEQVTSDRVPVEIVSRKGSVVLMPADEYAAWQETAYLFRSPANARRLLDAYDRARAGRTEEHDLDRED, encoded by the coding sequence GTGTCTATTAGCGTCAGCCAGGCACGCAGGACATTGTTCCCGCTCATTGAGCAGGTCACCAGTGACCGTGTGCCCGTGGAGATCGTCTCACGGAAGGGCAGCGTCGTCCTCATGCCCGCTGACGAGTACGCGGCCTGGCAGGAGACCGCCTACCTGTTCCGCTCCCCGGCCAACGCCCGCAGGCTGCTTGACGCCTATGACCGGGCGCGCGCGGGCCGGACCGAGGAGCACGACCTCGACCGGGAGGACTGA
- a CDS encoding class I SAM-dependent methyltransferase, whose amino-acid sequence MAEPHDRPKAAAPSDPSDVPLPYADRPVATAPGHWVLARAGKRVLRPGGAALSAAMLARARLAGADVVEMAPGLGRTAAEIMKAGPASYTAIDRDPQAAARVAAVVGDRGTVRQGEAAATGLPDACADVVVGEAMLTMQGDKGKAAIVAEAVRVLRPGGRYAIHELGVVPDDIDQDHYTELRKDLARAIHVNARPMTAAAWKQLMEDAGLKVEWVGTAPMALLKVGRNLRDEGLRGALRMVRNILRDKELRARILQMRAVFTRYKKDMVGIALVARKP is encoded by the coding sequence ATGGCTGAACCGCACGACCGTCCCAAGGCTGCCGCTCCCTCTGACCCCTCTGACGTCCCCCTTCCCTACGCCGACCGCCCCGTGGCCACCGCCCCGGGCCACTGGGTGCTGGCCCGCGCCGGCAAGCGTGTCCTGCGCCCGGGCGGCGCGGCCCTGTCCGCCGCCATGCTCGCCCGTGCCCGCCTGGCGGGGGCCGACGTCGTCGAGATGGCCCCCGGCCTGGGGCGCACCGCCGCCGAGATCATGAAGGCCGGGCCCGCGTCTTACACGGCCATTGACCGGGACCCGCAGGCTGCCGCCCGGGTGGCCGCCGTGGTCGGGGACCGCGGCACCGTCCGGCAGGGCGAGGCCGCCGCCACCGGCCTGCCGGACGCCTGCGCCGACGTCGTGGTCGGGGAGGCCATGCTGACCATGCAGGGGGACAAGGGCAAGGCCGCTATCGTGGCCGAGGCCGTCCGGGTGCTGCGGCCCGGCGGCCGCTACGCCATCCACGAGCTCGGCGTCGTCCCCGACGACATTGACCAGGACCACTACACCGAGCTGCGCAAGGACCTGGCCCGCGCCATCCACGTCAACGCCCGGCCCATGACCGCCGCCGCCTGGAAGCAGCTCATGGAGGACGCGGGCCTGAAGGTGGAGTGGGTGGGCACCGCCCCCATGGCCCTGCTCAAGGTGGGGCGCAACCTGCGTGACGAGGGCCTGCGCGGGGCCCTGCGCATGGTGCGCAATATCCTGCGGGACAAGGAGCTGCGTGCCCGTATCCTCCAGATGCGTGCCGTGTTCACCCGCTACAAGAAGGACATGGTGGGCATTGCCCTGGTGGCCCGCAAGCCCTGA
- a CDS encoding histidine phosphatase family protein has translation MVRTTIHVMRHGEVYNPEGILYGRRPGYHLSALGAAMAQRVAHVLSATGHDVVAVITSPLERARESGAPTAEAFGLTPTTDVRLTEAGNHFEGVPVNRDRRVLTHPQHWRYYVNPLRPSWGEPYVDLVARMAAAVRDAVPLAQGHEALLVSHQLPIWSLRLWLEGRLLAHDPRRRQCSLASLTSLTFEDRTLTGLAYWEPAGDLLRQAEDMVPGTSAASEKMGDAGAATPAAHDAAPAAPAGPETGAATPAAHDAAPAAPAGPGSTEARA, from the coding sequence ATGGTGCGTACGACGATCCACGTGATGAGGCACGGCGAGGTCTACAACCCCGAGGGGATCCTCTACGGCCGCCGCCCCGGCTACCACCTCTCCGCCCTCGGGGCGGCCATGGCCCAGCGGGTGGCTCACGTCCTGTCCGCCACCGGGCACGACGTCGTGGCCGTCATCACCTCCCCGCTGGAGCGCGCCCGGGAGTCCGGGGCGCCGACGGCCGAGGCCTTCGGCCTGACCCCGACCACCGACGTCCGGCTCACTGAGGCGGGTAACCACTTTGAGGGGGTGCCGGTCAACCGCGACCGTCGGGTGCTGACCCACCCCCAGCACTGGCGCTACTACGTCAACCCCCTGCGGCCCTCCTGGGGGGAGCCCTACGTCGACCTGGTGGCCCGCATGGCCGCCGCCGTGCGCGACGCCGTCCCGCTGGCGCAGGGCCACGAGGCGCTGCTGGTCAGCCACCAGCTGCCCATCTGGTCGCTGCGCCTGTGGCTGGAGGGCCGTCTCCTGGCCCACGACCCCCGACGCCGCCAGTGCTCCCTGGCCTCCCTGACCTCCCTGACCTTTGAGGACCGTACCCTGACCGGACTGGCCTACTGGGAGCCCGCCGGGGACCTCCTGCGCCAGGCCGAGGACATGGTCCCGGGCACGTCGGCCGCCAGCGAGAAGATGGGCGACGCCGGGGCGGCCACGCCAGCAGCGCACGACGCCGCGCCAGCAGCGCCCGCCGGGCCCGAGACCGGGGCGGCCACACCGGCAGCGCACGACGCCGCGCCAGCAGCGCCCGCCGGGCCCGGGTCCACGGAGGCCCGGGCGTGA
- a CDS encoding 1,4-dihydroxy-2-naphthoate polyprenyltransferase produces the protein MVRLRTLPAAVAPVVLGTGAAVALGRWSWVRALLAAGVALALQIGCNLANDYSDGVRGTDDNRTGPPRLTVSGQVAPGTVKLAAFGCFGVAGLLGLGLLAVSGQWWMLALGAAAIAAAWFYTGGPRPYGYAGLGEVFVFVFFGLVATAGTTYVQAGRVPAWVWPAACGIGLIACSLLMVNNLRDIATDPAHGKRTLAVRLGPGRARTAYLLMLGLPVVLGGVSLVLARYDLTDGAQTTGGWTGPSLLVLLLCCSAMVEHAARPVLAGATGRALIPALRNAGLYELVYSLLLAVGLVLVDPALGADLWAPWW, from the coding sequence GTGGTGCGGCTGCGGACCCTGCCGGCCGCCGTCGCCCCGGTTGTCCTGGGCACCGGCGCCGCCGTCGCCCTGGGACGGTGGTCCTGGGTGCGTGCGCTCCTGGCCGCCGGGGTGGCCCTCGCGCTCCAGATCGGCTGCAACCTGGCCAACGACTACTCCGACGGCGTGCGTGGCACCGACGATAACCGCACCGGTCCGCCCCGCCTGACCGTCTCCGGGCAGGTCGCTCCCGGCACCGTCAAGCTGGCCGCGTTCGGCTGCTTCGGGGTGGCCGGGCTCCTGGGACTGGGGCTGCTGGCAGTCAGTGGGCAGTGGTGGATGCTGGCGCTCGGCGCCGCGGCGATCGCCGCCGCCTGGTTCTACACCGGCGGCCCCCGCCCCTACGGCTACGCGGGCCTGGGCGAGGTGTTCGTGTTCGTGTTCTTTGGGCTCGTGGCCACCGCCGGGACCACCTACGTCCAGGCCGGGCGCGTGCCCGCCTGGGTGTGGCCGGCGGCGTGCGGCATCGGGCTCATTGCCTGCTCCCTGCTCATGGTCAACAACCTGCGCGACATCGCCACCGACCCCGCCCACGGCAAGCGCACCCTGGCCGTGCGCCTGGGGCCTGGGCGCGCCAGGACCGCCTACCTGCTCATGCTGGGCCTGCCGGTCGTCCTGGGCGGGGTGTCCCTGGTGCTGGCCCGCTACGACCTGACCGACGGCGCCCAGACCACCGGGGGCTGGACCGGGCCCAGCCTCCTGGTGCTGCTGCTGTGCTGCTCGGCGATGGTGGAGCATGCGGCCCGCCCGGTCCTGGCCGGGGCCACGGGGCGCGCGCTCATCCCGGCCCTGCGTAACGCCGGGCTCTACGAGCTGGTCTACAGCCTGCTCCTGGCGGTGGGGCTGGTCCTGGTGGACCCGGCCCTGGGGGCGGACCTGTGGGCCCCCTGGTGGTGA
- the dapD gene encoding 2,3,4,5-tetrahydropyridine-2,6-dicarboxylate N-succinyltransferase, translating into MTTRSAWGLGLATVTDDGTTLDVWYPRPVLGDEPEDGHADLLATLTTMERKDAARGVHTTVVRTWADLDDAPQTVAGAYLRLHVLSHRLALPNTVNLDGIFSRLPNVVWTSVGPCAAEDFETTRTRLRAALGSPVQVSSVDKFPRMTDYVLPSGVRIGDAANVRLGAYLSEGTTVMQAGFVNYNAGTLGRSMVEGRISQGVVIGDGSDIGGGASTMGMLSGGGRQRVALGERCLLGANSGLGIPLGDDCVVEAGLYLTAGTKVSLMPQGGVVPGSHGLFKEPRVVSARQLAGASNVLFRRNSQSGAVEALSRGGKGIALNSELHTNQ; encoded by the coding sequence ATGACGACTCGCAGCGCATGGGGCCTCGGCCTCGCCACCGTGACCGACGACGGCACCACCCTGGACGTGTGGTACCCCCGCCCCGTCCTGGGCGACGAGCCCGAGGACGGTCACGCCGACCTCCTGGCCACCCTGACGACCATGGAGCGTAAGGACGCGGCCCGCGGCGTGCACACCACCGTGGTGCGCACCTGGGCGGACCTGGACGACGCCCCCCAGACCGTGGCGGGCGCCTACCTGCGTCTGCACGTCCTGTCCCACCGCCTGGCCCTGCCCAACACGGTCAACCTGGACGGCATCTTCTCCCGCCTGCCCAATGTGGTGTGGACCTCGGTGGGTCCCTGCGCCGCGGAGGACTTCGAGACCACCCGCACCCGCCTGCGCGCCGCCCTGGGCTCCCCCGTCCAGGTCAGCTCGGTGGACAAGTTCCCCCGCATGACCGACTACGTGCTGCCCTCGGGGGTGCGCATCGGCGACGCGGCGAACGTGCGCCTGGGCGCCTACCTGTCGGAGGGCACCACCGTCATGCAGGCTGGCTTCGTCAACTACAACGCCGGGACCCTGGGGCGCTCCATGGTGGAGGGACGCATCTCCCAGGGCGTGGTCATTGGCGACGGCTCGGACATCGGCGGCGGCGCCTCGACCATGGGCATGCTCTCGGGCGGCGGACGCCAGCGCGTGGCCCTGGGCGAGCGCTGCCTGCTGGGGGCCAACTCCGGCCTGGGCATCCCGCTGGGGGACGACTGCGTGGTGGAGGCGGGACTCTACCTGACGGCCGGGACCAAGGTCTCACTCATGCCCCAGGGGGGTGTGGTGCCCGGCAGCCACGGCCTGTTCAAGGAGCCTCGCGTGGTCTCCGCCCGCCAGCTGGCGGGGGCCTCCAACGTGCTGTTCCGCCGCAACTCCCAGTCCGGCGCCGTGGAGGCCCTCTCCCGCGGCGGCAAGGGTATTGCGCTCAACTCCGAGCTCCACACCAACCAGTAG
- a CDS encoding Txe/YoeB family addiction module toxin, whose translation MRLVWDPGAWEDYKHWQRADRRVLKRVNTLIDACLRDPRAGIGKPERLMYGAPGAWSRRITDEHRLVYLVDGDDLVILQARYHY comes from the coding sequence GTGAGGCTTGTCTGGGACCCCGGCGCCTGGGAGGACTACAAGCACTGGCAGAGAGCCGACCGGCGGGTCCTTAAGCGTGTCAACACCCTGATCGACGCCTGCCTGCGTGACCCCCGCGCCGGCATAGGCAAGCCTGAGCGGCTTATGTACGGAGCCCCCGGCGCCTGGTCGCGGCGTATCACTGACGAGCACCGTCTCGTCTACCTGGTCGACGGCGACGACCTCGTTATCCTCCAGGCGCGCTACCACTACTGA